One Saccharopolyspora erythraea NRRL 2338 genomic region harbors:
- a CDS encoding cytochrome P450 produces the protein MTTIDEVPGMADETALLDWLGTMREKQPVWQDRYGVWHVFRHADVQTVLRDTATFSSDPTRVIEGASPTPGMIHEIDPPEHRALRKVVSSAFTPRTISDLEPRIRDVTRSLLADAGESFDLVDVLAFPLPVTIVAELLGLPPMDHEQFGDWSGALVDIQMDDPTDPALAERIADVLNPLTAYLKARCAERRADPGDDLISRLVLAEVDGRALDDEEAANFSTALLLAGHITTTVLLGNIVRTLDEHPAHWDAAAEDPGRIPAIVEEVLRYRPPFPQMQRTTTKATEVAGVPIPADVMVNTWVLSANRDSDAHDDPDRFDPSRKSGGAAQLSFGHGVHFCLGAPLARLENRVALEEIIARFGRLTVDRDDERLRHFEQIVLGTRHLPVLAGSSPRQSA, from the coding sequence TTGACCACCATCGACGAAGTTCCCGGCATGGCCGACGAAACCGCACTCCTCGACTGGCTGGGCACGATGCGCGAGAAGCAGCCGGTGTGGCAGGACCGGTACGGCGTGTGGCACGTCTTCCGCCACGCCGACGTCCAGACGGTGTTGCGCGACACCGCCACGTTCTCCTCCGACCCGACCCGCGTCATCGAGGGCGCGAGCCCGACGCCGGGCATGATCCACGAGATCGACCCGCCGGAGCACCGCGCCCTGCGCAAGGTCGTCAGCAGCGCCTTCACCCCGCGCACCATCTCCGACCTCGAACCCCGCATCCGCGACGTCACCCGCTCGCTGCTGGCCGATGCCGGCGAGAGCTTCGACCTCGTCGACGTGCTCGCGTTCCCGCTGCCGGTCACGATCGTCGCGGAGCTGCTGGGCCTGCCGCCGATGGACCACGAGCAGTTCGGCGACTGGTCGGGTGCCCTGGTCGACATCCAGATGGACGACCCGACCGACCCGGCGCTGGCCGAACGGATCGCGGATGTGCTCAACCCGCTCACCGCGTACCTGAAGGCCCGCTGCGCCGAGCGCCGCGCCGATCCCGGCGACGACCTGATCTCCCGCCTTGTCCTGGCCGAGGTCGACGGGCGCGCGCTCGACGACGAGGAGGCGGCCAACTTCTCCACCGCGCTGCTGCTGGCCGGCCACATCACCACGACCGTCCTGCTCGGCAACATCGTGCGCACCCTCGACGAGCACCCGGCCCACTGGGACGCCGCCGCCGAGGACCCCGGCCGGATCCCGGCGATCGTCGAGGAGGTCCTGCGCTACCGGCCGCCGTTCCCGCAGATGCAGCGCACGACGACCAAGGCCACCGAGGTCGCGGGCGTGCCCATCCCGGCCGACGTCATGGTCAACACCTGGGTGCTCTCGGCCAACCGCGACTCCGACGCCCACGACGACCCCGACCGGTTCGACCCGTCGCGCAAGTCCGGCGGCGCCGCGCAGCTCTCCTTCGGCCACGGCGTGCACTTCTGCCTCGGCGCGCCCCTGGCCCGGCTGGAGAACCGCGTGGCGCTGGAGGAGATCATCGCCCGGTTCGGGCGGCTCACCGTCGACCGCGACGACGAGCGCCTGCGCCACTTCGAACAGATCGTGCTCGGGACCCGTCACCTGCCGGTGCTGGCGGGCTCCTCGCCGAGGCAGTCGGCGTAG
- a CDS encoding isocitrate lyase/PEP mutase family protein, which yields MSTAAERFRALHRAGDPLLLPNAWDLASAAALAAAGFPAVGTTSLGVAAAHGLPDAEGAAKSETLALARRLVRLPCLVTVDAEAGFGDPVAVAVELAEAGVAGMNLEDGRPGGMADPAEQAAMLREVKHHAPELFLNARIDTHWLREPGVPAMLERARRYEDAGADGVFVPGLTDPDDIRTLVASVALPVNVLCPPAGTGNLADLGVRRISTGSLLYRTAVHTAVNTARGTLGGRAPQGAVAGYEEFEAMVRDAQLSRRETNSAEY from the coding sequence ATGAGCACCGCCGCCGAACGCTTCCGGGCGCTGCACCGCGCCGGCGACCCGCTGCTGCTGCCCAACGCCTGGGACCTCGCCTCCGCCGCCGCGCTGGCCGCCGCGGGCTTCCCCGCCGTGGGGACGACGAGCCTGGGGGTCGCCGCCGCCCACGGGCTCCCCGACGCCGAAGGCGCGGCGAAGTCCGAGACCCTCGCGCTCGCCCGGCGCCTGGTCCGGCTGCCGTGCCTGGTCACGGTCGACGCCGAAGCGGGCTTCGGCGACCCGGTGGCGGTCGCGGTCGAGCTGGCGGAGGCCGGTGTCGCGGGCATGAACCTGGAGGACGGGCGGCCCGGCGGCATGGCCGATCCCGCCGAGCAGGCCGCGATGCTGCGCGAGGTGAAGCACCACGCCCCGGAGCTGTTCCTCAACGCCCGGATCGACACGCACTGGCTGCGCGAGCCGGGCGTGCCCGCGATGCTGGAGCGCGCCCGGCGTTACGAGGACGCCGGAGCCGACGGTGTCTTCGTGCCCGGGCTCACCGATCCCGACGACATCCGGACGCTGGTGGCCTCCGTGGCGCTCCCCGTGAACGTCCTGTGCCCGCCGGCGGGCACCGGGAACCTCGCCGATCTCGGCGTGCGCCGGATCAGCACGGGTTCACTTCTTTACCGGACTGCCGTGCACACCGCGGTGAACACCGCGCGCGGGACCCTCGGCGGGCGGGCACCGCAGGGCGCCGTCGCAGGTTACGAGGAGTTCGAAGCGATGGTGCGTGACGCGCAGTTGTCTCGCCGCGAGACGAATTCGGCGGAATATTAA
- a CDS encoding erythromycin esterase family protein — protein MVFDGELTLLPMGQYLHRALGGDYVALAATHTGTSAPEIELDDSSDSGFAVREVDLPAPEDGSIEAAAVAARIGTGLVDLRAQAPGLDRIRSQSTWMRTPLRDAFDAVLTVPTATAEVSTPRPARD, from the coding sequence GTGGTCTTCGACGGGGAGCTGACGCTGCTGCCCATGGGGCAGTACCTGCACCGCGCCCTCGGCGGCGACTACGTCGCCCTCGCCGCCACGCACACCGGCACCAGCGCCCCCGAGATAGAGCTCGACGACAGCAGCGACAGCGGCTTCGCCGTTCGGGAGGTGGATCTGCCCGCACCGGAGGACGGAAGCATCGAGGCCGCGGCCGTCGCGGCGCGCATCGGAACGGGCCTCGTCGACCTGCGCGCGCAAGCTCCCGGCCTGGACCGGATCCGCTCCCAGAGCACGTGGATGCGGACGCCGCTGCGCGACGCGTTCGACGCCGTGCTCACTGTTCCCACCGCCACCGCGGAAGTCTCGACACCCCGTCCGGCGCGCGACTAA
- a CDS encoding lysozyme — MNIRRKLLVVLASSAALLASVPGAANADSAAADALGIDVSNHNGEVDFAKVGADGRDFAFVLATDGESFTSDLFDSQYSGAGEAGLYRAGYHFARPDGSATKQADRFLKTVGYTNDGRTMPPVLDMEANPNGATCYGLDDAQMEEWIKSFVGRVKEKTGREAVIYTSPSFWKECTGNSEAFTSNPLWTAEWDVDKPSKVGGWPAHTFWQYSNSGKVDGVDGAVDVNRFNGGTAELEKFVKG, encoded by the coding sequence ATGAACATCCGCAGAAAGCTGCTGGTCGTCCTCGCCTCCTCCGCCGCCCTGCTCGCCTCCGTCCCGGGTGCCGCGAACGCCGACTCCGCGGCTGCCGACGCGCTGGGCATCGACGTCTCCAACCACAACGGCGAGGTCGACTTCGCCAAGGTGGGGGCCGACGGGCGCGACTTCGCGTTCGTGCTGGCCACCGACGGCGAGTCCTTCACCAGCGACCTGTTCGACAGCCAGTACTCCGGCGCGGGCGAGGCCGGGCTCTACCGGGCCGGCTACCACTTCGCCCGGCCGGACGGTTCGGCCACCAAGCAGGCCGACCGGTTCCTCAAGACCGTCGGCTACACCAACGACGGCAGGACGATGCCGCCCGTGCTGGACATGGAGGCCAACCCCAACGGCGCGACCTGCTACGGCCTCGACGACGCGCAGATGGAGGAGTGGATCAAGTCCTTCGTCGGCCGGGTCAAGGAGAAGACCGGGCGCGAGGCCGTCATCTACACCAGCCCGAGCTTCTGGAAGGAGTGCACCGGCAACAGCGAGGCGTTCACCAGCAACCCGCTGTGGACCGCCGAGTGGGACGTGGACAAGCCGAGCAAGGTCGGCGGCTGGCCCGCGCACACCTTCTGGCAGTACAGCAACTCCGGGAAGGTGGACGGCGTCGACGGCGCGGTCGACGTCAACCGCTTCAACGGCGGTACCGCCGAGCTGGAGAAGTTCGTCAAGGGCTGA
- a CDS encoding subtilase-type protease inhibitor has product MRAAIRLTGRLAVASIVFAVAALIPLGANAETGPTKVTLTAQQLGAPLSVAVLTCEPSGGTHPRAEDACAVMSATGGMIEEMPAQNPQALCPLIWRPVGVTATGLWNGKPIEYAKTFANDCVMRSQLGVVFDF; this is encoded by the coding sequence TTGAGGGCTGCAATCCGGCTCACCGGCCGCCTGGCCGTCGCAAGCATCGTGTTCGCCGTCGCGGCGCTGATCCCGCTCGGCGCGAACGCCGAGACCGGCCCCACGAAGGTGACTCTCACCGCCCAGCAGCTCGGCGCGCCGCTCAGCGTCGCCGTGCTCACCTGCGAGCCCAGCGGCGGTACGCACCCGCGCGCCGAGGACGCGTGCGCCGTAATGTCGGCCACCGGCGGCATGATCGAGGAGATGCCCGCCCAGAACCCGCAAGCGCTGTGCCCGCTGATCTGGCGTCCCGTCGGCGTCACCGCCACCGGGCTGTGGAACGGCAAGCCGATCGAGTACGCGAAGACCTTCGCCAACGACTGCGTGATGCGTTCCCAGCTGGGAGTCGTCTTCGACTTCTGA
- a CDS encoding peptidylprolyl isomerase: MTIRTNHGDVVAELDRANAPCAVHNLVHLARQDFYDSSRCLRLTNSQRLGVLQCGDIFSVEKGGPGYRFADEVTGAETYPRGTVAMGNQGPDTNGSQFFVVHSHANIKPAYTVLGRVVEGMEVLDAIVAGGIVPGEGGEQDGEPRLPVEIRDVKVRR, from the coding sequence GTGACCATCCGCACCAACCACGGTGACGTCGTGGCCGAGCTCGACCGCGCGAACGCCCCGTGCGCGGTGCACAACCTGGTGCACCTGGCCCGTCAGGACTTCTACGACTCCTCCCGCTGCTTGCGGCTTACGAACTCGCAACGGCTCGGCGTGCTCCAGTGCGGCGACATCTTCTCGGTGGAGAAGGGCGGCCCCGGCTACCGCTTCGCCGACGAGGTCACCGGCGCCGAGACCTACCCGCGCGGGACGGTCGCCATGGGCAACCAGGGGCCGGACACCAACGGCAGCCAGTTCTTCGTCGTGCATTCGCACGCCAACATCAAGCCCGCCTACACCGTGCTCGGCCGGGTCGTGGAGGGCATGGAGGTGCTGGACGCGATCGTCGCGGGCGGCATCGTCCCCGGCGAGGGCGGCGAGCAGGACGGGGAACCGAGGCTGCCCGTGGAGATCCGGGACGTGAAGGTCCGCCGCTGA
- a CDS encoding RNA-guided endonuclease InsQ/TnpB family protein, with product MYPTAVQEQQMLLHCAHARYVWNLAVEQHSHWQKGRRSAPGFAEQCKQLTEARAASEWLRAGNVDVQQQALKDFAYAKQARFTPGFGEPTWRKKHKHEGFRVIGTDRVPACRDDGTPLLNGKGKQVMSRSVVVRKLNKNWAQVTVPGCGWVRFRLSRRQPPDAKTFRVTCHNGQWHVAFAVIPEPIEAPGNGETVGIDRGVTITAHLSDGRVLNCPQLTAKERARVRKHQRRAARAAKNSPAKQAEYAKVAQLRAREANRRKDWAEKTSTMLASEFDVIRFEKLNIRNMTRTARGTVAEPGRNVRVKAGLNRSILAQGWGMLRSRAEHKAPGRVEDVPAPYTSLRCSDCGWIEKNSRKSQAEFVCVSCGFTCNADLNASINVAAGHAGGTTTTPGRSRVREPQLALR from the coding sequence ATGTACCCCACCGCAGTGCAGGAGCAGCAGATGCTGTTGCACTGCGCGCACGCGAGGTACGTATGGAACCTCGCCGTGGAGCAGCATTCGCACTGGCAGAAGGGCCGCAGGTCCGCTCCCGGGTTTGCCGAGCAATGCAAGCAGCTCACTGAAGCCCGCGCTGCCAGCGAGTGGTTGCGCGCTGGGAACGTGGATGTGCAGCAGCAAGCGCTCAAGGACTTCGCCTACGCCAAGCAAGCTCGGTTCACCCCTGGTTTCGGTGAGCCGACTTGGCGAAAGAAGCACAAGCACGAAGGCTTCCGGGTGATCGGAACCGACCGGGTACCAGCCTGCCGAGACGACGGAACACCGCTGCTCAACGGCAAGGGCAAGCAGGTGATGTCCCGCTCGGTGGTGGTGCGGAAACTCAACAAAAACTGGGCACAAGTCACAGTCCCAGGCTGCGGATGGGTACGGTTCCGGCTCTCCCGCCGCCAACCGCCGGACGCGAAAACGTTCCGGGTGACCTGCCACAACGGTCAGTGGCACGTTGCGTTCGCCGTGATCCCCGAGCCGATCGAGGCACCTGGCAACGGTGAGACCGTGGGTATCGACCGGGGCGTGACGATCACTGCGCACCTCTCCGACGGTCGAGTGCTGAACTGCCCGCAGCTCACCGCCAAGGAACGCGCTCGGGTTCGTAAACACCAGCGCCGTGCCGCCCGCGCAGCCAAGAACAGCCCCGCCAAGCAAGCCGAGTACGCCAAGGTCGCCCAGCTCAGAGCGCGGGAAGCGAACCGGCGCAAAGACTGGGCGGAGAAGACCAGCACCATGCTGGCCAGCGAATTCGATGTCATCCGGTTCGAAAAACTCAACATCCGCAACATGACCCGCACCGCGCGCGGAACCGTGGCTGAGCCCGGCCGCAACGTCCGCGTCAAGGCCGGTCTGAACCGCAGCATCCTTGCGCAGGGCTGGGGCATGCTGCGATCCCGCGCCGAACACAAAGCACCAGGCCGGGTCGAAGACGTCCCGGCGCCCTACACCAGTCTGCGTTGCAGCGACTGCGGATGGATCGAGAAGAACTCACGCAAGAGCCAAGCTGAGTTCGTCTGCGTGTCCTGCGGTTTCACCTGCAACGCTGACCTGAACGCCTCGATCAACGTCGCGGCAGGACATGCCGGAGGGACAACAACGACCCCTGGTCGTTCACGTGTCCGTGAACCTCAACTCGCCCTCCGGTGA
- a CDS encoding dTDP-4-dehydrorhamnose 3,5-epimerase family protein — protein sequence MRVRELAVAGGFEFTPDPKQDRRGLFVSPLQDEAFVGAVGHRFPVAQMNHIVSARGVLRGLHFTTTPPGQCKYVYCARGRALDVIVDIRVGSPTFGKWDAVEMDTEHFRAVYFPRGTAHAFLALEDDTLMSYLVSTPYVAEYEQAIDPFDPALGLPWPADLEVVLSDRDTVAVDLETARRRGMLPDYADCLGEEPASTGR from the coding sequence TTGCGAGTACGTGAGCTGGCGGTGGCGGGCGGTTTCGAGTTCACCCCCGACCCGAAGCAGGACCGGCGGGGCCTGTTCGTGTCTCCGCTGCAGGACGAGGCGTTCGTGGGCGCGGTGGGCCATCGGTTCCCCGTCGCCCAGATGAACCACATCGTCTCCGCCCGGGGCGTGCTGCGCGGGCTGCACTTCACCACCACCCCGCCGGGGCAGTGCAAGTACGTCTACTGCGCGCGCGGCCGGGCGCTCGACGTCATCGTCGACATCCGGGTCGGCTCGCCGACGTTCGGGAAGTGGGACGCGGTGGAGATGGACACCGAGCACTTCCGGGCGGTCTACTTCCCCAGGGGCACCGCGCACGCCTTCCTCGCGCTTGAGGACGACACCCTGATGTCGTACCTGGTCAGCACGCCGTACGTGGCCGAGTACGAGCAGGCGATCGACCCGTTCGACCCCGCGCTGGGTCTGCCGTGGCCCGCGGACCTGGAGGTCGTGCTCTCCGACCGCGACACGGTGGCCGTGGACCTGGAGACCGCCAGGCGGCGAGGGATGCTGCCCGACTACGCCGACTGCCTCGGCGAGGAGCCCGCCAGCACCGGCAGGTGA
- a CDS encoding YkvA family protein, producing MFAGFGAGLLVLGLAPVVTLLLVRPEGLLLREAARLAPGVAGLLTGLARDGGVPRLVRLRLWLLLAYLAMPFDLEPDFAPALGLADDAVIVAVAMSTTLRRVGFDAVERHWPDSRESFAVLRRLAPSAGTA from the coding sequence GTGTTCGCCGGCTTCGGGGCCGGCCTGCTCGTCCTGGGGCTGGCGCCGGTCGTCACGCTGCTGTTGGTGCGCCCGGAAGGGCTGCTGTTGCGCGAGGCCGCGCGCCTGGCACCGGGCGTCGCGGGCCTGCTGACCGGGCTGGCGCGGGACGGCGGCGTGCCGCGGCTGGTCCGGCTGCGGCTGTGGCTGCTGCTGGCCTACCTGGCCATGCCCTTCGACCTGGAGCCGGACTTCGCCCCCGCGCTCGGTCTCGCCGACGACGCGGTGATAGTGGCGGTCGCGATGAGCACGACGCTGCGCCGCGTCGGGTTCGACGCCGTCGAGCGCCACTGGCCCGACAGCCGCGAGTCTTTCGCGGTGCTGCGACGGCTTGCGCCGTCCGCGGGCACGGCCTGA
- the desII gene encoding dTDP-4-amino-4,6-dideoxy-D-glucose ammonia-lyase has product MNTTRTATAQEAGVADAARPDVDRRAVVRALSSEVSRVTGAGDGDADVQAARLADLAAHYGAHPFTPLEQTRARLGLDRAEFAHLLDLFGRIPDLGTAVEHGPAGKYWSNTIKPLDAAGALDAAVYRKPAFPYSVGLYPGPTCMFRCHFCVRVTGARYEAASVPAGNETLAAIIDEVPTDNPKAMYMSGGLEPLTNPGLGELVSHAAGRGFDLTVYTNAFALTEQTLNRQPGLWELGAIRTSLYGLNNDEYETTTGKRGAFERVKKNLQGFLRMRAERDAPIRLGFNHIILPGRADRLTDLVDFIAELNESSPQRPLDFVTVREDYSGRDDGRLSDSERNELREGLVRFVDYAAERTPGMHIDLGYALESLRRGVDAELLRIRPETMRPTAHPQVAVQIDLLGDVYLYREAGFPELEGATRYIAGRVTPSTSLREVVENFVLENEGVQPRPGDEYFLDGFDQSVTARLNQLERDIADGWEDHRGFLRGR; this is encoded by the coding sequence ATGAACACAACTCGTACGGCAACCGCCCAGGAAGCGGGGGTCGCCGACGCGGCGCGCCCGGACGTCGACCGGCGGGCGGTCGTGCGGGCGCTGAGCTCGGAGGTCTCCCGCGTCACCGGCGCCGGTGACGGTGACGCCGACGTGCAGGCCGCCCGGCTCGCCGACCTCGCCGCGCACTACGGGGCGCACCCGTTCACGCCGCTGGAGCAGACGCGTGCGCGGCTCGGCCTGGACCGCGCGGAGTTCGCCCACCTGCTCGACCTGTTCGGCCGCATCCCGGACCTGGGCACCGCGGTGGAGCACGGTCCGGCGGGCAAGTACTGGTCCAACACGATCAAGCCGCTGGACGCCGCAGGCGCACTGGACGCGGCGGTCTACCGCAAGCCTGCCTTCCCCTACAGCGTCGGCCTGTACCCCGGGCCGACGTGCATGTTCCGCTGCCACTTCTGCGTGCGGGTGACCGGTGCCCGCTACGAGGCCGCATCGGTCCCGGCGGGCAACGAGACGCTGGCCGCGATCATCGACGAGGTGCCCACGGACAACCCGAAGGCGATGTACATGTCGGGCGGGCTCGAGCCGCTGACCAACCCCGGTCTCGGCGAGCTGGTGTCGCACGCCGCCGGGCGCGGTTTCGACCTCACCGTCTACACCAACGCCTTCGCCCTCACCGAGCAGACGCTGAACCGCCAGCCCGGCCTGTGGGAGCTGGGCGCGATCCGCACGTCCCTCTACGGGCTGAACAACGACGAGTACGAGACGACCACCGGCAAGCGCGGCGCTTTCGAACGCGTCAAGAAGAACCTGCAGGGCTTCCTGCGGATGCGCGCCGAGCGGGACGCGCCGATCCGGCTCGGCTTCAACCACATCATCCTGCCGGGACGGGCCGACCGGCTCACCGACCTCGTCGACTTCATCGCCGAGCTCAACGAGTCCAGCCCGCAACGGCCGCTGGACTTCGTGACGGTGCGCGAGGACTACAGCGGCCGCGACGACGGCCGGCTGTCGGACTCCGAGCGCAACGAGCTGCGCGAGGGCCTGGTGCGGTTCGTCGACTACGCCGCCGAGCGGACCCCGGGCATGCACATCGACCTGGGCTACGCCCTGGAGAGCCTGCGGCGGGGTGTGGACGCCGAGCTGCTGCGCATCCGGCCGGAGACGATGCGTCCCACCGCGCACCCCCAGGTCGCGGTGCAGATCGACCTGCTCGGCGACGTCTACCTCTACCGCGAGGCGGGCTTCCCGGAGCTGGAGGGCGCCACCCGCTACATCGCGGGCCGGGTCACCCCGTCGACCAGCCTGCGCGAGGTGGTGGAGAACTTCGTGCTGGAGAACGAGGGCGTGCAGCCCCGCCCCGGCGACGAGTACTTCCTCGACGGCTTCGACCAGTCGGTGACCGCACGGCTCAACCAGCTCGAACGAGACATCGCCGACGGGTGGGAGGACCACCGCGGCTTCCTGCGCGGAAGGTGA
- a CDS encoding carboxypeptidase, with amino-acid sequence MNRKSTAWAVALAVTASAFAATPAVASGGTAAAAPSRAELAEQVLADDGITLLDSHVGGQNDPESTAQRNIKDTSQGGAARTSPWSDVGVTKVELSTAMLRGMVSIGKDYRYRVTTVAGGDHSPTSYHYKGTAFDVDQIDGQAVNGSNPKVAKIKSACKSAGAVEILGPGDAGHDTHIHCAWNS; translated from the coding sequence ATGAACCGCAAGTCGACGGCATGGGCGGTGGCACTCGCGGTCACCGCGTCCGCCTTCGCGGCGACTCCCGCCGTGGCCTCCGGGGGAACGGCGGCAGCGGCACCCTCCAGGGCCGAGCTGGCCGAGCAGGTCCTGGCCGACGACGGCATCACGTTGCTCGACAGCCACGTCGGTGGCCAGAACGACCCGGAGTCCACCGCGCAGCGCAACATCAAGGACACCTCGCAGGGCGGTGCCGCGCGCACCAGCCCGTGGAGCGACGTCGGGGTGACCAAGGTCGAGCTGTCCACGGCGATGCTGCGGGGAATGGTCTCCATCGGCAAGGACTACCGGTACCGGGTCACCACCGTCGCCGGCGGTGACCACAGCCCGACCTCCTACCACTACAAGGGCACCGCGTTCGACGTCGACCAGATCGACGGCCAGGCCGTCAACGGGAGCAACCCGAAGGTGGCGAAGATCAAGTCCGCGTGCAAGTCGGCCGGTGCGGTCGAGATCCTCGGGCCCGGCGACGCCGGACACGACACCCACATCCACTGCGCCTGGAACTCCTGA